The proteins below are encoded in one region of Xenopus laevis strain J_2021 chromosome 8L, Xenopus_laevis_v10.1, whole genome shotgun sequence:
- the LOC121397362 gene encoding zinc finger CCHC domain-containing protein 3-like has protein sequence MHVCWKHDTGEDVVPSFAKLKNSVRVVVEEVIEGESKLRYIVEAILGEFGHVRKTEILAIQDYPRRGVYDVTFNGEGIFLSFLKILEGNREDARLRGYRVFPHISLEEVILVVKSYSPFMSIKEVETVLNQFCEKLTFSGKILSEVGIWTSKVKFKAKFKKGKLPPARFKLGGINLDCHFSGMPVFCRRCRAYGHTAENCKDCGNCGESTHESKDCVHPKKCNLCFQVGHLYSTCPKRSKTVSQEEISSGESGDPEQVQMLLEDPGVSGLEAIALQVESLAVKRPDSSKKEKKKRKTESSQVEVKVQPPVPKVQPPVPKVQLPVPKESEQKRVQTRGEILFRQYKCKPDYAIKEYIDSWTEEETAALRADVDFENTSEEFLRFHILDYIRRLK, from the exons atgca CGTATGCTGGAAACATGACACTGGCGAAGATGTCGTTCCAAGCTTCGCTAAGCTGAAGAATTCGGTTCGTGTCGTGGTGGAAGAGGTGATCGAAGGAGAAAGTAAGCTGCGCTACATCGTTGAAGCCATCCTCGGGGAATTCGGTCATGTCAGGAAGACGGAGATCCTGGCGATTCAAGATTATCCGCGACGAGGAGTATACGATGTGACTTTCAATGGAGAAGGTATCTTTTTGAGCTTCTTAAAGATTCTGGAAGGAAATCGTGAAGATGCTCGGCTACGTGGATACAGGGTGTTTCCTCACATTTCGCTGGAGGAAGTCATCTTGGTGGTGAAGTCGTACTCTCCTTTCATGAGTATAAAGGAGGTAGAGACTGTGCTTAATCAGTTTTGTGAAAAATTgactttttcaggcaaaattctaaGTGAGGTCGGAATCTGGACATCAAAGGTGAAATTCAAGGCAAAATTCAAGAAAGGCAAGTTACCTCCAGCTAGGTTTAAGTTGGGAGGCATCAATTTAGACTGCCATTTCTCAGGCATGCCGGTTTTTTGTCGAAGATGTCGTGCGTATGGTCATACAGCCGAAAACTGCAAAGATTGTGGAAACTGTGGTGAGTCTACTCATGAGTCGAAAGACTGTGTTCACcctaaaaagtgtaatttatgctttcaagtaGGTCACCTGTATTCAACGTGTccaaaaaggagtaaaactgtGAGTCAGGAGGAAATCTCATCTGGTGAGTCCGGGGATCCGGAACAGGTGCAAATGCTCCTTGAGGACCCAGGGGTGAGTGGTCTGGAAGCCATTGCTTTACAGGTGGAAAGTCTGGCTGTGAAGAGGCCAGActcttcaaaaaaggaaaagaagaaaaggaaaactgAAAGTTCACAAGTGGAGGTGAAAGTGCAACCCCCAGTTCCAAAAGTGCAACCCCCAGTTCCAAAAGTGCAACTCCCAGTTCCAAAAGAGAGTGAACAGAAGAGGGTCCAGACAAGAGGTGAGATTTTGTTTAGACAATATAAATGCAAACCTGACTATGCTATTAAAGAATATATTGACAGCTGGACGGAAGAGGAAACAGCTGCATTGCGAGCAGATGTGGATTTTGAAAATACTTCGGAGGAATTTCTGAGATTTCATATCTTGGACTACATCCGAAGATTGAAGTAA